A single window of Falco rusticolus isolate bFalRus1 chromosome 6, bFalRus1.pri, whole genome shotgun sequence DNA harbors:
- the OST4 gene encoding dolichyl-diphosphooligosaccharide--protein glycosyltransferase subunit 4: protein MITDVQLAIFANMLGVSLFLLVVLYHYVAVNNPKKQE from the coding sequence ATGATCACGGACGTGCAGCTCGCCATCTTTGCCAACATGCTGGGTGTCTCGCTCTTCCTCCTCGTCGTCCTCTACCACTACGTCGCCGTCAACAACCCCAAGAAGCAGGAGTGA
- the KHK gene encoding ketohexokinase isoform X6 produces MAAGAAARREPGPGPGGEKRILCVGLVCLDIISVVEAYPAEDSDIRCVSQRWQRGGNASNSCTVLALLGAPCAFMGSLAPGHAADFVLADLQRYGVDVGHAVPQPAGCLPTSVVIVNASRGTRTILHAHGNLPDVTAHDFELVDFSQYKWIHWEVFISKDVARHFGYQSAPEALQGLHSRIQPGATLICAWAEEGADAMGPSGELVHSDAFPPETLVDTLGAGDTFNAAVIFALSAGRSLQDALTFGCQIAGRKCGIQGFDGIV; encoded by the exons ATGGCTGCGGGAGCAGCAGCGCGACGGGAGCCAGGGCCTGGCCCCGGGGGCGAGAAGCGGATCCTGTGTGTGGGGCTGGTTTGCCTGGACATCATCAGCGTGGTGGAGGCCTACCCCGCCGAGGACTCGGACATCAG GTGCGTGTCGCAGCGGTGGCAGCGGGGCGGGAACGCCTCCAACTCCTGCACGGTGCTGGCGCTGCTGGGAGCCCCCTGCGCCTTCATGGGCTCGCTGGCCCCTGGACACGCTGCCGA CTTCGTCTTGGCTGACCTGCAGCGCTACGGGGTGGACGTGGGCCATGCAGTGCCGCAGCCTGCTGGCTGCTTGCCCACCTCTGTCGTCATCGTCAATGCCAGCCGGGGCACCCGCACCATCCTGCACGCCCATGG GAACCTGCCCGACGTGACTGCGCATGACTTCGAGCTGGTTGACTTCTCCCAGTACAAGTGGATCCACTGGGAg GTGTTCATCAGCAAGGATGTGGCTCGGCACTTCGGGTACCAGTCGGCCCCCGAGGCGCTGCAGGGGCTGCACAGCCGCATACAGCCGGG gGCCACACTGATCTGCGCCTGGGCTGAGGAGGGGGCCGATGCCATGGGGCCCAGCGGGGAGCTGGTGCACTCAGATGCATTCCCGCCAGAGACCCTCGTGGACAcgctgggagctggggacaccTTCAACGCTGCCGTCATCTTTGCGCTCTCAGCAG GGAGGAGCCTGCAGGACGCTCTCACCTTCGGCTGCCAGATTGCGGGCAGGAAATGTGGGATTCAGGGCTTCGATGGTATCGTCTGA
- the KHK gene encoding ketohexokinase isoform X3, with amino-acid sequence MAAGAAARREPGPGPGGEKRILCVGLVCLDIISVVEAYPAEDSDISFIVADFRHRGVDMTHVAWQPRGDVPCACCVVSAASGSRTIVLYDTNLPDVTAHDFELVDFSQYKWIHWEARNAAEQEAMMRRVERYNRDRPAAERVRTSVEVEKPREELLPLLGLAHVVFISKDVARHFGYQSAPEALQGLHSRIQPGATLICAWAEEGADAMGPSGELVHSDAFPPETLVDTLGAGDTFNAAVIFALSAGRSLQDALTFGCQIAGRKCGIQGFDGIV; translated from the exons ATGGCTGCGGGAGCAGCAGCGCGACGGGAGCCAGGGCCTGGCCCCGGGGGCGAGAAGCGGATCCTGTGTGTGGGGCTGGTTTGCCTGGACATCATCAGCGTGGTGGAGGCCTACCCCGCCGAGGACTCGGACATCAG TTTCATTGTGGCGGATTTCCGGCACCGGGGTGTGGATATGACGCATGTGGCCTGGCAGCCCCGTGGGGATGTGCCCTGCGCCTGCTGTGTTGTCAGCGCCGCCAGCGGCTCCCGGACCATCGTGCTCTATGACAC GAACCTGCCCGACGTGACTGCGCATGACTTCGAGCTGGTTGACTTCTCCCAGTACAAGTGGATCCACTGGGAg GCTCGGAACGCGGCGGAGCAGGAGGCGATGATGCGGCGCGTGGAGAGGTACAACCGGGACCGGCCAGCGGCCGAGCGGGTCCGCACCTCGGTGGAGGTGGAGAAGCCGCGGGAggagctgctgccgctgctgggCCTGGCCCACGTG GTGTTCATCAGCAAGGATGTGGCTCGGCACTTCGGGTACCAGTCGGCCCCCGAGGCGCTGCAGGGGCTGCACAGCCGCATACAGCCGGG gGCCACACTGATCTGCGCCTGGGCTGAGGAGGGGGCCGATGCCATGGGGCCCAGCGGGGAGCTGGTGCACTCAGATGCATTCCCGCCAGAGACCCTCGTGGACAcgctgggagctggggacaccTTCAACGCTGCCGTCATCTTTGCGCTCTCAGCAG GGAGGAGCCTGCAGGACGCTCTCACCTTCGGCTGCCAGATTGCGGGCAGGAAATGTGGGATTCAGGGCTTCGATGGTATCGTCTGA
- the EMILIN1 gene encoding LOW QUALITY PROTEIN: EMILIN-1 (The sequence of the model RefSeq protein was modified relative to this genomic sequence to represent the inferred CDS: inserted 4 bases in 4 codons), giving the protein MAPWLWPCLLAAQALAANFPPRYSLYTGGGAPHGSVQATALQGPAATHGGARAASRHRNWCAYVVTRSVSCVVEDGIESFVKPDYQPCGWGQLQCPRVLAYRSFLRPRYKVSQRTVSELAWRCCQGYSGEDCTEGPGPASLLPTSRPRPRPSRPTLSGFGNPLSGLGGEGGVDAEKVRQLEEQVRQLSEQVEELRARQELPPEQPHRAAGGSPEGEQPADAAAPAEVREALSHVQRRLEELESRLHRQESGREGPVSVASGDPGAATALRELEQRLQETCAACTAGTEGLRRQAAEDRERMRALEKLVGSVDQRNREAVETVQRHISSLSSRLAPAAAPPDDLHRRLAELERRLEGLPSAVMGPGGQGPVLARRLAELEGRLNASWAGPWPPELDRWQSGLPARLANLSRVVEGLVASGAQHGARLAELEGLLARCGWPCPAPPELTAGGQDGQLGLLLQQLEQRLQDTEGQLQALGASRDGLGGTLQGLRAEWGELRELLGAQGEALGQLAGRLGQLEAGGALAEELAELRNRSGLLEAKLGGPSPCPPPCSPLPPHELEQLRAEVDACAAACRLPEPGPTVPEAEAEVPLEGFSVFGGTSPSELRALRGELVAALLSLGGINTTVQELQDSLDQQDARQRELDAIIDRIVAELDQAAAAAAARQAESEERLEGLVRELVRTRGCPAGLEPRLAKLEGVCEQLEAVAGGLRGVREGLGRHVAGLWGAVRELNGTARAQDALLEKALQAQLPRRLSALNASLQHLRGELLHLSQRDLAGPPGPPGPIGPMGEIGPPGPPGPPGKDGEQGPLGPPGLPGERGRAWGWRGMGCLWHSRGAGSVPHIAFSAXLSTQRTEPGTVPFDXVLLNDGGAYDPSTGTFTAPVSGRYLVSAVLTGHKGEKLEAVLSRSNQGIARLDSAGFQPRAGEEPVAALQPAPGLGVFSLLLPLAAGETLCVDLVSGRLXHAPDEPXTVFSGALLYDTEEP; this is encoded by the exons atgGCCCCCTGGCTCTGGCCGTGCCTGCTGGCCGCCCAGGCCCTGGCTGCCAACTTCCCCCCCAGGTACAGCCTCTACACCGGGGGGGGCGCGCCCCACGGCTCCGTCCAGGCCACGGCCCTGCAGGGCCCAGCTGCGACCCACGGTGGTGCCCGGGCCGCCAGCCGGCACAG GAACTGGTGTGCCTACGTGGTGACGCGCAGCGTGAGCTGCGTGGTGGAGGATGGCATCGAGAGCTTCGTGAAGCCGGACTACCAGCCCTGTGGCTGGGGGCAGCTCCAGTGCCCTCGCGTCCTGGC GTACCGCAGCTTCCTGCGGCCCCGCTACAAGGTGTCCCAGAGGACAGTGTCGGAGCTGGCCTGGCGCTGCTGCCAGGGCTACTCGGGCGAGGACTGCActgaggggccggggccggcatccctgctgcccaccagtCGTCCCCGACCCCGGCCCAGCCGCCCCACGCTTTCTGGCTTCGGCAACCCCCTCAGTGGCCTGGGGGGCGAAG GTGGTGTGGATGCGGAGAAGGTGcggcagctggaggagcaggtgCGGCAGCTGAGTGAGCAGGTGGAGGAACTGCgggccaggcaggagctgccgcCGGAGCAGCCACACCGGGCAGCAGGCGGCAGTCCCGAGGGCGAGCAGCCGGCCGATGCAGCCGCCCCAGCTGAAGTGCGGGAGGCCCTGAGCCATGTCCAGCGgcggctggaggagctggagagcCGCCTGCATCGCCAGGAGAGCGGCCGGGAGGGTCCAGTGTCGGTGGCATCAGGGGACCCGGGGGCAGCCACGGCACTGCGTGAGCTGGAGCAACGGCTGCAGGAGACCTGCGCTGCCTGCACAGCCGGCACTGAGGGGCTGCGGCGGCAGGCAGCGGAGGACCGGGAGCGCATGCGGGCGCTGGAGAAGCTGGTGGGCTCAGTGGACCAGCGCAACCGGGAGGCGGTGGAGACGGTGCAGCGGCACATCAGCAGCCTGAGCAGCCGCCTGGCACCCGCTGCCGCCCCACCAGACGATCTGCACCGGCGCCTGGCCGAGCTGGAGCGGCGCCTGGAGGGGCTGCCCTCGGCCGTGATGGGGCCTGGCGGGCAGGGACCAGTGCTGGCCCGGCGGCTGGCAGAACTGGAGGGGCGACTGAATGCCTCGTGGGCTGGCCCATGGCCCCCTGAGCTGGACAGGTGGCAGAGTGGGCTGCCGGCACGCCTGGCCAACCTGAGCCGGGTGGTAGAAGGGCTGGTGGCGAGCGGGGCACAGCACGGTGCCCGCCTGGCTGagctggaggggctgctggCCCGCTGCGGCTGGCCCTGCCCGGCACCCCCAGAGCTGACGGCGGGTGGCCAGGATGGGCAGCTCGGCCTCCTCCTCCAACAGCTGGAGCAGCGGCTGCAGGACACCGAGGGGCAGCTCCAGGCCCTGGGGGCCAGCAGGGATGGGCTGGGTGGGACTCTGCAGGGGCTGCGGGCAGAGTGGGGGGAGCtgcgggagctgctgggggcacagggggagGCACTGGGGCAGCTGGCGGGgcggctggggcagctggaggcagggggggccctggcagaggagctggcagagctccGCAACCGGTCGGGGCTGCTGGAGGCCAAGCTGGGGGGGCCaagcccctgccccccaccctgctccccactgccaccccatgagctggagcagctgcgGGCCGAGGTGGACGCCTGTGCCGCTGCCTGCCGCCTGCCCGAGCCTGGTCCCACCGTGCCGGAGGCGGAAGCGGAGGTGCCACTGGAGGGGTTCAGTGTCTTCGGGGGCACCTCACCCTCGGAGCTGCGAGCGCTGCGGGGTGAGCTGGTGGCAGCACTGCTTTCCCTCGGTGGGATCAACACCAcagtgcaggagctgcaggattCTCTGGACCAGCAGGATGCCCGGCAGCGTGAGCTGGATGCCATCATTGACCGCATCGTGGCTGAGCTGGACCaggcagcggcggcagcagcagcacggcaGGCTGAGAGCGAGGAACGGCTGGAAGGGCTGGTGCGGGAGCTGGTGCGGaccaggggctgcccagccGGCCTGGAACCACGGCTGGCCAAGCTGGAGGGAGTCTGCgagcagctggaggctgtggcgggcgggctgcggggcgTCCGTGAGGGTCTGGGCCGGCACGTAGCAGGGCTATGGGGTGCAGTGCGGGAGCTGAATGGCACGGCCCGTGCCCAGGACGCGCTGCTGGAGAAGGCGCTGCAGGCCCAGCTCCCACGTCGGCTCAGTGCCCTCAAcgccagcctgcagcacctgcGCGGGGAGCTGCTCCACCTGAGCCAGAGGGACCTCGCTG GCCCCCCTGGCCCCCCTGGACCCATTGGCCCCATGGGTGAGAtcggcccccccggcccccccgggcccccggGCAAAGATGGCGAACAAGGCCCCCTGGGCCCCCCCG GGCTGCCAGGAGAGAGAGGTAGGGCTTGGGGCTGGCGGGGCATGGGGTGCTTGTG GCACAGTAGGGGAGCGGGCTCTGTGCCCCACATCGCCTTCTCGG ACCTGAGCACCCAGCGCACGGAGCCAGGTACCGTCCCCTTCG AGGTCCTGCTCAACGACGGCGGTGCCTATGACCCGAG CACAGGCACCTTCACGGCACCAGTGAGTGGGCGATACCTGGTGAGCGCAGTGCTGACAGGGCACAAAGGGGAGAAGCTGGAGGCTGTGCTGTCGCGCTCCAACCAGGGCATCGCCCGCCTGGACTCGGCCGGGTTCCAGCCGAGGGCTGGAGAAGAGCCGGTGGCCGcgctgcagccagccccgggACTCGGGGTcttcagcctcctcctgccGTTGGCTGCCGGCGAGACACTCTGCGTGGACCTGGTGTCAGGGCGCC GCCACGCGCCTGACGAGC TCACCGTCTTCAGTGGGGCCCTGCTGTACGACACCGAGGAGCCCTAG
- the KHK gene encoding ketohexokinase isoform X4, whose protein sequence is MAAGAAARREPGPGPGGEKRILCVGLVCLDIISVVEAYPAEDSDIRCVSQRWQRGGNASNSCTVLALLGAPCAFMGSLAPGHAAENLPDVTAHDFELVDFSQYKWIHWEARNAAEQEAMMRRVERYNRDRPAAERVRTSVEVEKPREELLPLLGLAHVVFISKDVARHFGYQSAPEALQGLHSRIQPGATLICAWAEEGADAMGPSGELVHSDAFPPETLVDTLGAGDTFNAAVIFALSAGRSLQDALTFGCQIAGRKCGIQGFDGIV, encoded by the exons ATGGCTGCGGGAGCAGCAGCGCGACGGGAGCCAGGGCCTGGCCCCGGGGGCGAGAAGCGGATCCTGTGTGTGGGGCTGGTTTGCCTGGACATCATCAGCGTGGTGGAGGCCTACCCCGCCGAGGACTCGGACATCAG GTGCGTGTCGCAGCGGTGGCAGCGGGGCGGGAACGCCTCCAACTCCTGCACGGTGCTGGCGCTGCTGGGAGCCCCCTGCGCCTTCATGGGCTCGCTGGCCCCTGGACACGCTGCCGA GAACCTGCCCGACGTGACTGCGCATGACTTCGAGCTGGTTGACTTCTCCCAGTACAAGTGGATCCACTGGGAg GCTCGGAACGCGGCGGAGCAGGAGGCGATGATGCGGCGCGTGGAGAGGTACAACCGGGACCGGCCAGCGGCCGAGCGGGTCCGCACCTCGGTGGAGGTGGAGAAGCCGCGGGAggagctgctgccgctgctgggCCTGGCCCACGTG GTGTTCATCAGCAAGGATGTGGCTCGGCACTTCGGGTACCAGTCGGCCCCCGAGGCGCTGCAGGGGCTGCACAGCCGCATACAGCCGGG gGCCACACTGATCTGCGCCTGGGCTGAGGAGGGGGCCGATGCCATGGGGCCCAGCGGGGAGCTGGTGCACTCAGATGCATTCCCGCCAGAGACCCTCGTGGACAcgctgggagctggggacaccTTCAACGCTGCCGTCATCTTTGCGCTCTCAGCAG GGAGGAGCCTGCAGGACGCTCTCACCTTCGGCTGCCAGATTGCGGGCAGGAAATGTGGGATTCAGGGCTTCGATGGTATCGTCTGA
- the LOC119150256 gene encoding LOW QUALITY PROTEIN: cGMP-dependent protein kinase 1-like (The sequence of the model RefSeq protein was modified relative to this genomic sequence to represent the inferred CDS: inserted 4 bases in 2 codons) encodes MAAGCGQGCGRPCQDTHWGLLLPAPRPGGTGSIRGVGMDEKLRDLRLREERTFLQSMAWEDVMEQPPSRRDSRALAIIPEPLASDAAPNSPKSHRDLSLIAEAVGRSEFLRRLGEGCPEALAQSFTTVRHGPGDTVLAEDTEGTAMYIVAEGHLSVSQRGQQLRTLGPGDVFGELAILYHCKRTATVRALSPVRLWAIDRQRYRAIATSNAKQRRVELLGSLRMVHWLQDLSDSHLCKLLDAMEECTFPPGHIIIHEGDEGENFYIILRGEVRVSQRAGGGQRLIRVLGAGQHFGELSLLRNSRRTASCQAQGHVTCVTMAKEDFLEISPFCPQLLLEPNTTEPEVPAPEDPGKELGSPSLRQPPAPARLEDLVAVRYKEGQWQGQHVILGTGGFGRVELVQYRERLFALKRIRKDWVVRTQQQEHVHTERRVLAGSRSPFIVGFFGTFRDRQYIYLLLEFCQGGELWTKLREMRFFEEPLAVFCCACVVEGLEYLHGRGIIYRDLKPENLMLDQRGYIKLVDFGFAKELGRGEKTYSFCGTPEYLAPEMLRQEGHDFAVDFWMLGILAFELLVGRPPFHSADPQQIYSRILDGIFSFPAFLSEAACSLISKLCRRRPGQRLGNTASGIRGIKKHRWFGALKWRKLALRQLEAPTXQLIKEGPPYANFKRFSTDWTPAEXEFSGWDEDF; translated from the exons ATGGCAGCG ggctgcgggcagggctgtggcagacCATGCCAGGACACCCACTGGGGactcctcctgcctgcacctcgGCCTGGA ggcacTGGGAGCATTCGTGGTGTGGGGATGGATGAGAAGCTGCGGGACCTGCGGTTGCGGGAGGAGAGGACCTTCCTGCAGAGCATGGCGTGGGAGGATGTGAtggagcagccccccagccgGCGGGACAGCCGGGCTCTGGCCATCATCCCCGAGCCCCTTGCCAGTGATGCCGCACCCAACAGCCCCAAGTCGCACAG GGACCTCAGCCTGATCGCGGAGGCGGTGGGGCGCAGCGAGTTCCTGCGGCGCCTGGGCGAGGGCTGCCCTGAGGCACTGGCCCAGAGCTTCACCACTGTCCGGCATGGCCCTGGGGACACTGTGCTGGCTGAGGACACCGAAGGCACTGCCATGTACATTGTGGCAG AGGGGCATCTCAGTGTGAGCCAGCGGGGCCAGCAGCTCCGCACGCTGGGACCAGGTGACGTGTTTGGCGAGCTTGCCATCCTCTACCACTGCAAGCGCACGGCCACCGTGAGGG CTCTCAGCCCTGTGCGCCTCTGGGCCATCGACAGGCAGCGGTACCGGGCCATCGCCACCAGCAATGCCAAGCAGAGACGAGTGGAGCTCCTGGGGTCCCTGCGGAT GGTGCACTGGCTGCAGGACCTCTCCGACAGCCACCTCTGCAAGCTGCTGGATGCCATGGAGGAG TGCACCTTCCCGCCCGGCCACATTATTATCCACGAAGGAGATGAGGGGGAGAACTTCTACATCATCCTGAGGGGTGAG GTGCGGGTCAGCCAGCGGGcaggcggggggcagcggctcATCCGTGTCCTGGGCGCTGGGCAGCACTTCGGGGAGCTCTCCCTGCTGCG GAACAGCCGCCGCACAGCCTCATGCCAGGCCCAGGGACATGTCACCTGTGTCACCATGGCCAAAGA AGACTTCCTCGAGATCAGCCCCTtctgccctcagctgctcctaGAGCC GAACACGACTGAGCCAGAAGTACCGGCCCCAGAGGATCCTGGAAA GGAATTGGGGTCTCCAAGCCtgaggcagcccccagcaccagcgCGACTGGAGGACCTGGTGGCTGTGCGCTACAAGGAGGGGCAGTGGCAGGGCCAGCACGTCATCCTGGGCACTGGCGGCTTTGGCAGGGTTGAGCTG GTCCAGTACCGGGAGAGGCTCTTTGCACTGAAGCGGATCCGCAAGGACTGGGTGGTGCGGACGCAGCAGCAGGAGCACGTCCACACGGAGCGGcgggtgctggcaggcagccgCAGCCCCTTCATCGTGGG TTTTTTTGGCACCTTCCGGGACAGGCAGTACATCTACCTGCTGCTGGAGTTCTGCCAGGGCGGTGAGCTGTGGACCAAGCTGCGTGAGAT GCGCTTCTTTGAGGAGCCGTTGGCTGTGTTCTGCTGCGCCTGTGTTGTTGAGGGTCTTGAGTACCTGCATGGCCGTGGCATCATCTACCGTGACCTGAAGCCTGAGAACCTCATGCTGGACCAGCGTGGCTACATCAAGCTG GTCGACTTTGGCTTTGCCAAGGAGCTGGGACGGGGGGAGAAAACCTACTCCTTCTGTGGGACCCCTGAGTACCTGGCTCCTGAGATGCTGCGCCAGGAGGGTCACGACTTCGCTGTTGACTTCTGGATGCTGGGCATCCTTGCCTTtgagctgctggtgggcag gcCCCCCTTCCACAGCGCCGACCCCCAGCAGATCTACAGCCGCATCCTGGATGGcatcttctccttccctgccttcctcagcgaggctgcctgctccctcaTCAGCAAGCTCTGCAG GCGCCGTCCGGGGCAGCGCCTAGGGAACACGGCCAGTGGCATCCGTGGCATCAAGAAGCACAG GTGGTTTGGGGCCCTGAAGTGGAGGAAGCTTGCGCTGCGGCAGCTGGAGGCACCTAC CCAGCTCATCAAGGAG ggaccTCCCTATGCCAACTTCAAGCGTTTCTCCACCGACTGGACACCAGCAGA TGAGTTCTCGGGCTGGGATGAGGATTTCTGA
- the KHK gene encoding ketohexokinase isoform X5, with protein MAAGAAARREPGPGPGGEKRILCVGLVCLDIISVVEAYPAEDSDIRCVSQRWQRGGNASNSCTVLALLGAPCAFMGSLAPGHAADFIVADFRHRGVDMTHVAWQPRGDVPCACCVVSAASGSRTIVLYDTNLPDVTAHDFELVDFSQYKWIHWEVFISKDVARHFGYQSAPEALQGLHSRIQPGATLICAWAEEGADAMGPSGELVHSDAFPPETLVDTLGAGDTFNAAVIFALSAGRSLQDALTFGCQIAGRKCGIQGFDGIV; from the exons ATGGCTGCGGGAGCAGCAGCGCGACGGGAGCCAGGGCCTGGCCCCGGGGGCGAGAAGCGGATCCTGTGTGTGGGGCTGGTTTGCCTGGACATCATCAGCGTGGTGGAGGCCTACCCCGCCGAGGACTCGGACATCAG GTGCGTGTCGCAGCGGTGGCAGCGGGGCGGGAACGCCTCCAACTCCTGCACGGTGCTGGCGCTGCTGGGAGCCCCCTGCGCCTTCATGGGCTCGCTGGCCCCTGGACACGCTGCCGA TTTCATTGTGGCGGATTTCCGGCACCGGGGTGTGGATATGACGCATGTGGCCTGGCAGCCCCGTGGGGATGTGCCCTGCGCCTGCTGTGTTGTCAGCGCCGCCAGCGGCTCCCGGACCATCGTGCTCTATGACAC GAACCTGCCCGACGTGACTGCGCATGACTTCGAGCTGGTTGACTTCTCCCAGTACAAGTGGATCCACTGGGAg GTGTTCATCAGCAAGGATGTGGCTCGGCACTTCGGGTACCAGTCGGCCCCCGAGGCGCTGCAGGGGCTGCACAGCCGCATACAGCCGGG gGCCACACTGATCTGCGCCTGGGCTGAGGAGGGGGCCGATGCCATGGGGCCCAGCGGGGAGCTGGTGCACTCAGATGCATTCCCGCCAGAGACCCTCGTGGACAcgctgggagctggggacaccTTCAACGCTGCCGTCATCTTTGCGCTCTCAGCAG GGAGGAGCCTGCAGGACGCTCTCACCTTCGGCTGCCAGATTGCGGGCAGGAAATGTGGGATTCAGGGCTTCGATGGTATCGTCTGA
- the KHK gene encoding ketohexokinase isoform X1: protein MAAGAAARREPGPGPGGEKRILCVGLVCLDIISVVEAYPAEDSDIRCVSQRWQRGGNASNSCTVLALLGAPCAFMGSLAPGHAADFIVADFRHRGVDMTHVAWQPRGDVPCACCVVSAASGSRTIVLYDTNLPDVTAHDFELVDFSQYKWIHWEARNAAEQEAMMRRVERYNRDRPAAERVRTSVEVEKPREELLPLLGLAHVVFISKDVARHFGYQSAPEALQGLHSRIQPGATLICAWAEEGADAMGPSGELVHSDAFPPETLVDTLGAGDTFNAAVIFALSAGRSLQDALTFGCQIAGRKCGIQGFDGIV, encoded by the exons ATGGCTGCGGGAGCAGCAGCGCGACGGGAGCCAGGGCCTGGCCCCGGGGGCGAGAAGCGGATCCTGTGTGTGGGGCTGGTTTGCCTGGACATCATCAGCGTGGTGGAGGCCTACCCCGCCGAGGACTCGGACATCAG GTGCGTGTCGCAGCGGTGGCAGCGGGGCGGGAACGCCTCCAACTCCTGCACGGTGCTGGCGCTGCTGGGAGCCCCCTGCGCCTTCATGGGCTCGCTGGCCCCTGGACACGCTGCCGA TTTCATTGTGGCGGATTTCCGGCACCGGGGTGTGGATATGACGCATGTGGCCTGGCAGCCCCGTGGGGATGTGCCCTGCGCCTGCTGTGTTGTCAGCGCCGCCAGCGGCTCCCGGACCATCGTGCTCTATGACAC GAACCTGCCCGACGTGACTGCGCATGACTTCGAGCTGGTTGACTTCTCCCAGTACAAGTGGATCCACTGGGAg GCTCGGAACGCGGCGGAGCAGGAGGCGATGATGCGGCGCGTGGAGAGGTACAACCGGGACCGGCCAGCGGCCGAGCGGGTCCGCACCTCGGTGGAGGTGGAGAAGCCGCGGGAggagctgctgccgctgctgggCCTGGCCCACGTG GTGTTCATCAGCAAGGATGTGGCTCGGCACTTCGGGTACCAGTCGGCCCCCGAGGCGCTGCAGGGGCTGCACAGCCGCATACAGCCGGG gGCCACACTGATCTGCGCCTGGGCTGAGGAGGGGGCCGATGCCATGGGGCCCAGCGGGGAGCTGGTGCACTCAGATGCATTCCCGCCAGAGACCCTCGTGGACAcgctgggagctggggacaccTTCAACGCTGCCGTCATCTTTGCGCTCTCAGCAG GGAGGAGCCTGCAGGACGCTCTCACCTTCGGCTGCCAGATTGCGGGCAGGAAATGTGGGATTCAGGGCTTCGATGGTATCGTCTGA
- the KHK gene encoding ketohexokinase isoform X2 — translation MAAGAAARREPGPGPGGEKRILCVGLVCLDIISVVEAYPAEDSDIRCVSQRWQRGGNASNSCTVLALLGAPCAFMGSLAPGHAADFVLADLQRYGVDVGHAVPQPAGCLPTSVVIVNASRGTRTILHAHGNLPDVTAHDFELVDFSQYKWIHWEARNAAEQEAMMRRVERYNRDRPAAERVRTSVEVEKPREELLPLLGLAHVVFISKDVARHFGYQSAPEALQGLHSRIQPGATLICAWAEEGADAMGPSGELVHSDAFPPETLVDTLGAGDTFNAAVIFALSAGRSLQDALTFGCQIAGRKCGIQGFDGIV, via the exons ATGGCTGCGGGAGCAGCAGCGCGACGGGAGCCAGGGCCTGGCCCCGGGGGCGAGAAGCGGATCCTGTGTGTGGGGCTGGTTTGCCTGGACATCATCAGCGTGGTGGAGGCCTACCCCGCCGAGGACTCGGACATCAG GTGCGTGTCGCAGCGGTGGCAGCGGGGCGGGAACGCCTCCAACTCCTGCACGGTGCTGGCGCTGCTGGGAGCCCCCTGCGCCTTCATGGGCTCGCTGGCCCCTGGACACGCTGCCGA CTTCGTCTTGGCTGACCTGCAGCGCTACGGGGTGGACGTGGGCCATGCAGTGCCGCAGCCTGCTGGCTGCTTGCCCACCTCTGTCGTCATCGTCAATGCCAGCCGGGGCACCCGCACCATCCTGCACGCCCATGG GAACCTGCCCGACGTGACTGCGCATGACTTCGAGCTGGTTGACTTCTCCCAGTACAAGTGGATCCACTGGGAg GCTCGGAACGCGGCGGAGCAGGAGGCGATGATGCGGCGCGTGGAGAGGTACAACCGGGACCGGCCAGCGGCCGAGCGGGTCCGCACCTCGGTGGAGGTGGAGAAGCCGCGGGAggagctgctgccgctgctgggCCTGGCCCACGTG GTGTTCATCAGCAAGGATGTGGCTCGGCACTTCGGGTACCAGTCGGCCCCCGAGGCGCTGCAGGGGCTGCACAGCCGCATACAGCCGGG gGCCACACTGATCTGCGCCTGGGCTGAGGAGGGGGCCGATGCCATGGGGCCCAGCGGGGAGCTGGTGCACTCAGATGCATTCCCGCCAGAGACCCTCGTGGACAcgctgggagctggggacaccTTCAACGCTGCCGTCATCTTTGCGCTCTCAGCAG GGAGGAGCCTGCAGGACGCTCTCACCTTCGGCTGCCAGATTGCGGGCAGGAAATGTGGGATTCAGGGCTTCGATGGTATCGTCTGA